A region from the Ptychodera flava strain L36383 chromosome 12, AS_Pfla_20210202, whole genome shotgun sequence genome encodes:
- the LOC139145956 gene encoding uncharacterized protein produces MDEDKAQEKLAEILANNDQHSNDKHGSCGEAHDGMSPDIANLKRIFQSFGLTEEKELYAVVEWLKTSEETDTQNEQLAIHNCLNQLDFTQTQVDDIIVLAQCRKLVNHFPQLLDALNYHMLPWRHAVATTNKVKSSGEEDDIILIYGGFSTLYEGGTRTHNVIRSFNVQTSTISTQSAIKSRCGHSCIVLNGFLFIAGGCTFDIDSKNQPVSNEVFRYDILRKQWQVISPMLEDRAFFSLVAVNNCLYAIGGLTSTYKDENNHISRLTSSVEIYDPLNNSWSLGISLPFDLCCHAATTLDNRIYVMGGVQNSFTLPTQRLSDISRGMYLQGCTTNLCLEVTSGVSWEGRSPLPVGRAGHGICHLPGNQIVLVGGLGLTERNMERYDPYHDTWDMLADSAFPTKIEWLSVTSVSNTIYIIGGGDTPPAPGCLTPKFGHLFTYQCGVKSEPWNMQLTSWEQRFLPGSQLCASKLPKDLPDVKASQKQLNGFLGPLRCIKNQEPPQCRLEFREYETESDANKTEDRQSITVEAIQKELAVDTLEKIGKYCESCFTDVVLIADGISFSSSKALLSACSDYFKAMFTGGLRESTFHQQKVELVDITADALTCILHYVYTGTLILTHENVISVLDAASHFQMLCVQKLCIRYLQEFTSVETFAESFNIAMVYSLQRELLQNSKIMDMFMSLAKDQSSSLVDISYEGLTCILTQPRMAFYSPEDVFKIIVEWIRQDENHVNKAEELMSYVKLTHMETSRLVDVVQQVPYMTERSSLRSLIVDALKSHHTAIDHQETNEGSEDVVIAIEGLNLNHQSHMYYLDGENNQWQKLSRLPANQLAFSVAVFNNVLYLAGGEVHQSLDVDRSGTSFAVDTVYRYDPRNNQWMVMAPMRTKRTDFCLLACKGYLYAVCGRNTSSKYGMRDVERYDPKLNVWAASERLLEPMYAMGGAEFDGKIYINGGHAGSLYSSSNKVYCYNPDTKQWLQKSSSVIHRSWHNIVTMGNYLYALGGLQSGRNRNLWRMERYDPKADSWIVLDHINQQIQSPIGSNGTIAGYKCTILNGQLYVIYGHFLNGDYIVGRVVFRYDMQQNKWQKCPDLVNEDCQALCTLKVSKHLIHANRECETEMPIAGDGDGQPFTDRKHCLQTLHGLYALQQEELLCDTKLRIGKRVFHCLGAMLTAASSVFEQLIIQGKQAVTLGDEQSQDTSVIIQKSARADHRMFEVYGVTESDFAELLQLACTLQITVQTEEKFGTIKKLAEDFRLKFTEKLFDAYLEEMRSGADKTEPCAVQLPGSISSVKYSMDEIADMWDAH; encoded by the exons atggaTGAAGACAAGGCTCAAGAAAAGTTGGCTGAAATCTTGGCAAACAATGATCAGCACTCTAATGACAAACATGGCAGCTGTGGGGAAGCACATGACGGAATGTCTCCAGACATTGCAAACctaaaaagaatatttcaaagctTTGGTTTAACAGAAGAAAAGGAATTATATGCAGTTGTAGAGTGGTTGAAAACATCAGAGGAAACAGATACTCAGAATGAACAGTTAGCAATTCACAATTGCTTGAATCAACTTGACTTCACCCAAACTCAAGTGGATGATATTATAGTCCTTGCTCAGTGTAGAAAACTTGTCAATCATTTTCCCCAGTTGTTGGATGCTCTGAATTATCACATGTTGCCATGGCGACATGCTGTagcaaccacaaacaaagttaAAAGCAGTGGAGAAGAAGATGATATTATCTTAATCTATGGTGGATTTAGTACGTTGTATGAAGGAGGGACTAGAACACACAATGTGATCCGTAGTTTTAATGTGCAGACATCTACAATTTCTACCCAGAGTGCAATTAAATCTCGCTGCGGCCACAGTTGCATTGTACTAAACGGTTTCCTCTTTATTGCCGGAGGTTGTACATTTGATATAGATTCCAAGAATCAACCTGTTTCAAATGAAGTGTTCAGGTATGACATCCTTAGAAAACAATGGCAAGTGATATCTCCCATGTTGGAAGACAGAGCTTTCTTTTCTCTGGTTGCTGTAAATAACTGTTTGTATGCAATTGGTGGACTAACATCAACTTATAAAGatgaaaataatcatatttcCCGTCTTACAAGCTCGGTAGAGATTTATGATCCATTGAACAACTCATGGTCATTAGGCATCAGTTTACCATTTGATCTGTGTTGTCATGCTGCAACTACCCTTGATAACAGGATCTATGTCATGGGTGGTGTCCAGAATTCATTTACCTTGCCCACACAACGACTCTCAGATATTTCAAGGGGGATGTACCTACAGGGATGCACTACAAATCTATGCCTTGAAGTAACATCAGGAGTAAGCTGGGAGGGTAGATCACCTCTCCCAGTTGGTCGTGCCGGGCATGGGATTTGCCATCTGCCTGGAAATCAAATAGTTCTTGTTGGAGGATTAGGTCTAACTGAAAGAAATATGGAGCGTTATGATCCATATCATGATACCTGGGATATGTTGGCTGATTCTGCTTTCCCAACCAAAATTGAATGGCTGTCAGTGACGTCTGTTAGCAACACCATTTATATCATCGGTGGTGGGGACACTCCACCAGCACCAGGTTGTTTGACCCCAAAGTTTGGTCacttatttacatatcaatGTGGTGTCAAGTCAGAACCATGGAATATGCAACTCACGTCTTGGGAACAGCGTTTCCTACCAGGAAGCCAACTTTGTGCCAGTAAACTTCCAAAAGACTTACCAGATGTGAAGGCTAGCCAAAAACAACTCAATG GTTTTCTTGGTCCACTTAGATGCATTAAGAATCAAGAGCCTCCGCAATGCCGTTTAGAATTTCGTGAATATGAGACTGAGTCGGATGCCAACAAAACAGAAGACCGACAATCCATAACAGTTGAAGCTATACAGAAGGAATTGGCCGTTGACACTCtggaaaaaattggcaaatattGTGAGTCCTGTTTCACTGATGTCGTCCTTATTGCTGATGGTATCTCCTTTTCAAGCAGCAAAGCTCTGCTGTCTGCGTGCAGTGACTACTTCAAGGCCATGTTCACTGGGGGACTGAGAGAAAGTACCTTTCACCAACAGAAAGTTGAACTTGTTGACATTACAGCCGATGCCCTCACATGTATTTTGCACTATGTGTACACTGGGACCCTCATATTAACCCATGAGAATGTCATCAGCGTCCTTGATGCTGCAAGTCACTTCCAGATGCTTTGTGTTCAGAAATTATGCATCAGGTACCTACAGGAATTTACTAGTGTTGAAACCTTTGCGGAGAGTTTCAACATTGCAATGGTGTACAGCCTACAAAGAGAACTATTACAGAATTCCAAAATTATGGATATGTTTATGTCCCTGGCAAAAGATCAGAGTAGCAGCTTGGTAGATATTTCATATGAAGGGTTGACATGTATACTGACACAGCCCAGAATGGCCTTCTACAGTCCTGAAGATGTGTTCAAGATCATCGTTGAATGGATCAGGCAAGATGAGAATCATGTAAACAAAGCAGAAGAACTGATGTCCTACGTCAAGTTAACTCACATGGAGACTTCACGTCTGGTTGATGTGGTTCAACAAGTTCCCTACATGACTGAGAGGTCATCACTCAGATCCTTGATTGTGGATGCTTTGAAAAGTCACCACACAGCAATTGATCATCAGGAGACTAATGAAGGAAGTGAGGATGTTGTCATAGCGATAGAGGGACTGAACCTCAATCATCAAAGTCACATGTATTATCTAGATGGTGAAAATAATCAGTGGCAGAAGCTAAGCAGACTACCAGCCAATCAACTAGCTTTCAGTGTTGCAGtcttcaataatgttctatacTTGGCTGGTGGTGAGGTCCATCAATCCTTGGACGTTGATCGCAGTGGCACTTCCTTTGCCGTTGATACAGTGTACCGCTATGACCCACGAAACAACCAGTGGATGGTGATGGCGCCAATGCGAACCAAAAGAACAGATTTCTGTCTCCTGGCATGTAAAGGTTACCTGTATGCTGTGTGTGGGCGGAACACAAGCAGCAAGTATGGTATGAGAGATGTTGAGAGGTATGACCCCAAGCTGAATGTCTGGGCTGCAAGTGAGCGACTTCTAGAGCCAATGTACGCAATGGGTGGTGCTGAATTTGATGGAAAGATATACATCAACGGCGGTCATGCAGGTTCCCTGTACTCCAGTTCAAACAAAGTCTACTGCTACAATCCAGACACAAAACAGTGGTTGCAGAAATCTTCATCAGTCATCCACAGATCGTGGCATAACATTGTGACCATGGGCAATTATCTGTATGCTCTTGGTGGATTACAGTCCGGCCGAAACAGAAACTTATGGAGGATGGAACGATATGACCCCAAGGCAGACTCATGGATTGTTCTTGATCACATCAATCAGCAAATACAAAGTCCAATCGGATCAAATGGAACCATAGCTGGATACAAATGCACCATTTTAAATGGGCAGCTATATGTCATATATGGACATTTTCTAAATGGTGATTACATCGTAGGTAGAGTTGTCTTTCGTTACGACATGCAGCAAAACAAGTGGCAGAAGTGTCCTGACTTGGTTAATGAAGACTGTCAAGCTCTGTGTACATTGAAGGTATCCAAACACCTGATTCATGCAAATAGAG AATGTGAGACCGAAATGCCAATTGCTGGTGATGGTGATGGCCAACCATTCACTGATAGAAAACACTGCCTTCAGACTCTGCATGGACTCTATGCATTACAACAAGAAGAGCTGCTCTGTGATACAAAGCTGAGAATTGGCAAGAGGGTTTTTCATTGTCTTGGTGCCATGTTGACAGCAGCAAGTTCTGTATTTGAACAGCTTATAATCCAAG GAAAGCAGGCAGTAACTCTTGGAGATGAACAGTCACAGGACACAAGTGTGATCATACAGAAGTCAGCTCGTGCGGATCACAGGATGTTTGAAGTTTACGGTGTTACAGAAAGTGATTTTGCAGAACTACTGCAGTTGGCTTGTACCTTGCAGATCACAGTCCAAACTGAGGAAAAATTTGGTACAATCAAGAAACTTGCTGAGGATTTCCGCTTGAAATTTACGGAGAAACTATTTGATGCATATCTGGAAGAGATGAGGTCAGGAGCCGATAAGACAGAGCCCTGTGCTGTACAGTTGCCAGGATCAATATCATCTGTGAAGTATTCAATGGATGAGATTGCTGATATGTGGGATGCCCACTGA